tttttcttttaatcAGGAAGGTTCTGCATAGTTGTCGCCTACATGATTCTCTATTATGaacatctttttttttaaaacaaaaaagtgTATCTATTGTTAATATTACTATAATTAAGGGTTTCCTTACATCTTTCAGCTCATCCGGGATGAAATCCGAGAAGGTAAAACTGACAAGGAGGTGTACAAAAGTCTAGCGGAAAGGTTCGGCGAGGATGTACTTTATGCTCCTCGTTTCGATCTACAAACTGCTGCTATATGGTTGTCGCCGGTAAGATCTTTTACATTGATACCAGAGGACCTTGTGCTCTGTATTTGTATTGCAGTGTGGTTCTCTTAGACAAACTTGGATTCTAAGAAAGATCTCATTGACATTAATCTAATGGAATTAGGTCATTGTTGCTGGGGTTGCAATTGGTGGATGGGCATATCGGAGGCGCAGGCAAAATACCAATGTCCACGTAATGGCACTGAATCTTGTTCGAGGTGTTCCGTTAACCCCTACAGAGAAGGAAACTATGCTCGAACTACTAACACCACCTCCATCTCCGAGAAGAAAGTGGTGGAGTTGAAGGTTTTGTTGTGCTTTCTATGATCCTTCACTCTTAGCTAATCTATATACTTTCATAGTGGACCTTTATAAGaagagcaaacaaacaaaatgctGCAAAAGTTCCAATTTTGTCACTGTTATGTCGAAATGTATCTAGCTCATGGATGTTTAATCGTCGATTACTCAATAAGTTGAATGAGAAGCGATTGGAAGATACGCCAAattcttcatattttttttaaatttcgaaAAAGTAAAATTAAAGTTGATAAATTTGTTGAAAATTCATAATTTTCTTtggaaaatatatttaagaacTTGAATACGATTCAGACAAAAAAACCATGCGGTATCAACACAACCCGGATAAACAGTTTCATCATTATATTAACTTAGGAGTGTCAAAATAAATTCAATCTGACAATCCGATCCAAGCCAATTTAAAACATATCAAGTTCCGATTGAGAATTTTAGATTGAATTTGGATTGAAATGTTTTTGAATTGTGTTAGAATTATTAGATTGGATTTGGGCCCAAATGTTTTTGGATTGTGTTAGGATTGAATAGGATTCAGATTCACTCGTGTTGATTTAATaggttttttaattaaattaaattttattttaaaaattatgatacttttagatataataataataataataataataagtattagataaaagtaaataaattataagaaaaataataaaaaaaatcatttttaatctgGATTAGTTATATTCGGATCCAATTCAgatcgttttttttttaataaaatctttACTTCAACCGAAAAGTCACCCAGAAATCCATCCTTCCGAATTGACTCTATGTTAACTACCAACAAGCATCCGCACGACGCGTTTAGCAATAGGAGTAGGCCCCATTATATTTTTACCCttcattattaattattttattttcattttatccTCTCTCTCGTTCTTTGCGTGGCTCTGCAATGGCTGCCTCCTTCTCCCTCGCTCCTTCCCAAATCTTCCTCTCCCATCGCCATCTTTCTTCTCCGTCTCCGAAGTCATTCCACAAGTCCATCCTTctatcctcttcctcttcttcatcgTTCACAGAAGCAGCTACAAATCCGATCCTCTCAGAGGGAGTAGCAGAACCGGCGGCGGCGGGGGCTGTTgcagagcaagaagagagctccAAATCACTACTAGATCCAGTCACAGAGGACCCTCTATTCAAGTATCCCCTGCCTTCGCATTTAAATTTCTAATAcaaaaatttccattttttttttggatCTCAACACCTAACTGTATGTTAATTATCTTTGCAACGTGAGCTAGTTGCTAGAAACAGAAACACGcgcccccacgggcgggatcaaccggttatgacatggtattcttgcaacatgggtcgggaggtcgaaggtctgcggcagcaattgcgataacatcaatatctgtccgtgctaaacaccttcgaccgccatgtcatcgccgggcccgtattcaccgtgatttactccctctcatactcgtggggcaggggtgagggggccgctgagcggcgggacccgcctttttgcAACATAGAAACAGAAACACGCACTGAAAAACTATTGATTCTAAGTGAACTATCATGGTCTGATATTTCAATATTCAAGGGGGTGCAAGACCTGCGGGAGAGAGGTAATCGAGAAGGGTTGCAACGGCGAGGGCCGAATTCAAGGCGGGATCGCAACCGTCCCAGGCTTTGGCTGGTGGCCGATAAAAGCCTTTAGGCCTTGCCCGGGGTTTGTAGCAACTGGTGGGAGGTACACAAGGAAAGGGCAAAGCATGGACGAGGTTGCATTTGGCAGGGACGGAAGAGATACGCCCGCCAAATCAAGGTACAAACTTACTTTACTGATGTTTATCTAATTtctagctaatacaggaagaaaaaaaaattgctcctttccttatttggagtatCACTTCTCTAGAACAGTCAGTGTGTTGTTTACTGGAAAAGCTTTCTTCTTTATGCAGCAAGAGAAGGGAGAACAAAAGGAATTGAAGGGATGAAGATCTTTATGTATGTTTAGTTACCACAACAATGAGGCAATTGAAACTATCTACTCTTTAGTGGTGAATGCAGCAAATTTATGTCTGTAGCATGGGGGTACACTCATAGATATCAGAAATGAAACTCACTGCTGATTACTGTTTACAAATACGGAAGATAAAAAAAGATTTTGCTATAATTCAAACACCATCCTAATAAATGGCATGTACAAAATTGCTCTAAACAGTTAGTCATGAAAGTTTGTAGGGTGCATCAAGATTACATACCGCTCATGGGGTATGAAAATGCGGGTCAGCTATCCTTTTTCCTAATTGAGGCCAAATTCAAATCTTCTTGTGTAGATAACTTAAACTTTCTTCTGCTAAGCTTTCAGAGAGTTGTCCATCTTGATGAATTCTGAAATGTAAAACCTCAGCATTACCATATAGACAGCATCAACAAGAAACTAAATGGTTTCGGCATCAGGATTTCACTTGCAATATACACAAccaaaacatggttacaaaaaaaaacatTTCCTATCAATATTGTTGCATTTACATGAGAAGTGTATGCTAACGCAAGCAAGTCATTCTATTGTTGGAAGGAACGGCACTACTAGGAAATACGGTGGTTGATCTAAACTGGCAGCATGATGAACTACTTGAGAACATATGTGATAGATAGGCAAACCATAGAAAAGATTCCTAAAAAAACATATTTCATTTCCATCCCTAACTGCTTGTTTTGATGTATCAATTACACAAGTCCTGATATAATTTTTCATGTGTACCAAATGCACTTCGAACACAAAAACTTTCAGTTAACAGTTGTGCAAATCCCAGAAATAAAAAATGTATATACTTATATTCAGAGCCAAACTTGCCCTAAATGCTACTAGAATATATGCTCAAGACAGTGCAATCAGTTTGCAGCATAAAAACAAGGCAGCATTTACTGAGTAAGAACTCAATATTGAAAAAAGGTCAGCATTATTTAAGATGGTTTGAAAGAATCTAAATAGGAATACAGGAGACAGGGcagaaaataaattattataaggAGATGTTAACTTTCAGTCTAATAGATTAGAAGTAATTAAGGTCTTTGAGATTTAAAAGATATCTCTAGtatgcaaacaaaaaaaaatggtaAAGCGATATAAGCATCAAACTGCTAGGAAAAGTGACAGAACAAAGGTTGCAGCCAAAATTGTGTCAGTCTAGTAACTGAAAGCATCATCAGCTTACACTCTGACTCAAGTAGCATGGAATATATGGAATCCCATGCAAATAGCAAGAATCACCTTGCAATGCTAATGCTCCTCGGTGGCATATAGCAAAAGAATACTGTGAGGAAAAGATGAAAATAGCCTCCATTTGAAAGTGAAATAGATATGAAACTGTGAGCTTCTAAGCAGTGGGAGGAGTATGATTTCTAATGTTGCATGTTGAGAATTGCTGAGAAAATTATAGGCAGTAGCTCGCTAAAGTAACTTACTGGAGGCATGGAAGAAAGCAAGTCCTTAAAGGGCGATTCAATATTTATAGGTTCAAATCCAAGTGATATGTTCATGCCAAGATAAAGCTTGGGTTAAACTAAATAAAGTTCCCAAATTGGCTGATATTAAATAATCAACGAAGCAGTTGTCATTAGAAGTGAAATGTCACTCAGACCTAGAGCTATCTAGTTCTTCTCAATATGTATTGAAACACACAAGTTGGCAGGTCAATGTAGGAGAAAAGCATTATTTTGGCTGCAGATAGTTATACCAAATCAAGACAACCTCTGAATATTAGATATGAGCCAAAAAAATAAGAGGATCGCGGTTGGTTAAAATCTTATCACCCTAGGCTTACAACTTAGAACACTTCAATAAGAAACAAGGAAAGAGCATCAGTTCACAACTCTAGAAGCCCAGGACAATGGACTAAATTACAATGGACTAAATGGAAGACCAGGACAATGGAGGGGCAAAATTAGCATTCATTTTAGGGATAAATGCCAACAGTAACTTAATATCCATAATGTATTTAATTAGAAAAGCAAAGAATCTGAGAAGCATGACACTAAACTTTGACCATCCTTGTTCTTAATAGAGATAAGGACCTAAATTTTACTAGAGATCTGTTGTAAGAAAAGACTTTCCTTAACAACCAATGTGACCATGGGGCATCGATCAAAGACCTCAACTAAGAGAAAGCGCACTGCAGTTCACATGATCTcagaaaattttaacaagaatgtTGATAAGAAAGCATTCATCAATGCAAATGATTGCATCGGCATCTAAATGAAAACAGTTCCCATGATCAAGTAAACACCAAAATTCATGTTGCATAACCTTCAAAAGATATAGACCGAACTAGTTTGTCATGCTAATACAAAGATAATAGAGGCAGGCAGCTTGCCATAAAAAGAATAACGACTTCTATGCATCAAAGAGCTTCCTGTCTTGACAATAATATAATCCTGACAGGCATATCTCAAGTTAGTGGAAGATGCTCACCTCAAGAACTTGGGAGTTGGGAACATGCAACTACACCATGGTAAAACAGAAGTAATTTTTCTTTGGTTTGTGTTCATTGGATCTCTTCACTTCATTGGAAACTAGTTATAATTATTTTCCACGCCCTGCAATAGCAGAAATGCATTAAAGAGCAACTTACATGGAAACCTTAATTAGCAGCAAAGATCATATTGCATggaaagaaaaaccaataaaatacGAAACTTGTGGAAAAAAAGGAGCCTATTTGATGTCAAAAGCACTATCTTCAAAAACAaacctttatttatttattttaaaaaaatgttctATGAGAGGATTTTGTTTCATGCTCATGGATTAATTGGCATTTGGAATATCTAGAAGACATTGAAGTTATTCTTTGTTGACTGTTAAAATATCTGTGTAAATCCTATACCATAATAAAGGCTGTATATTCTGTCTACATATATAGGGAGAAACCTGTTTCCAATTCAGTGCAGTCTCTTTAAGGTAGTTTATGCTCTCTTCCTTTTTGGCTGCAAACAATGCCTTTGCTTTGTTTAGCAATGTTTCTTCTCTTTTCATATCTTCAAAGAATCTTTCCTTCTTCCAGTTTATAAGCTTGAGGTTCTTTTCAGTTTCAATGACATTTTCTGGTAGCCTTGATATCCCTGAGCTTATTGGAAACCTTACCTCAATATTGTTCCTAAATCATATAAAAGAATTACCAATATTTTTGTTAATACAGAATAAGATCAAGGAGTAAAATAAACTTGAATTAAAAAACTCATCATCATCACCAAGTAGTGCTCCAGCTAACTATCTGAGATCAGTTATATGAATTTTATCTATCCATCGGGCGTTCTATGCAAGGATTAAGGATATATCACTATCaatattcaaaataattaaaatattttaattgcaTCTAAACCCCTGCACCTTCCATGGTTCAACCCTTTAATTATAAATCTATTAGTCATCTTAAAGCAAATTCATGCTGTCTCACCCTATTTTCAATTTATAAGTTGTTGAAGTCATCTCTAATTTTTCTCCAATATTAATATTCTGTATTATATCCATTTTTTAGCAAGAGCTCACAAATTATCATTATAAACAGGGAATTAGCATAATTTCTCATGGCATGCATAAACCTTTGGATACTTTTTCATGATAACTAGATTATCATTATATATGATATATTGACTGACAACTGGAAATACTCTATGGTTACAGAAAACGTTATTCACAACTCTCAAGATCAGATAACAGTATCAAAGTAAAAAAGGTTAAGAACGAATATGAATCATAACTAAAAAGTTGATTGGAAAATTTGATTCTTGCAAAGCCTATAAAATAGAAGTGCTACTGCTTAATGAAAAAATACACTATCTATTTACAATGTAAGATATAATACCTGTCACCAAGGTAATATACCCCATTGTTTTTCATTATACCCCCATCTAGGGAGATAGCTCCATCACTTATATAAGGCATAGCACATTGCATACCAGATCTGGTTTTATACACTTGCAAGCGAGAAAATAAGTTATAAAAGAGAGTCTCACGAAGGCCAAGTCCATTAGGTGTGATGTAAGCCAAGTGCATACGGTCCAGATCAATCATATTAACAGCAAAACCTATAAATTCAGGTGGAGTTTCCCCATTAGCTAGTCTTGGCTTCAGCAAATCAAGTCTCCTTTGTGGATCCTCAGGTATAAATTCACCAACATAAGGTCtggaaaaagagaaaaggaaatcaaaattcaaatcctATGCAATACATTTTAACCAGGAAAAGGTAGTAGGGTatgattaattcaatttataaATACTTGCCTCAAATTCTCAATACAATAGACAAGATATCTTCCTTGTATATTTCGTGCAACAGAGAGACCAAGTCCATTAAGACCAGATCTTCTCTCTATCATGCCATCCTTATTATATTTCTCAAGAGCCATAACACCTTCATATGTCTTGCAAACTACAGCCATCATATTCTCCAAGCCTAAGTACTCTGATAAAATCCTGTAGAGAGTCATATAAGGAACATGCTATCAGAAATCTCTTGTAATATGTTCCCAGATGGCTAGTGGCCAGTCGACAAAATGAACCTGGGGATTGACTAAATCACTTGACCTGCTAAAGTTATCATCATGCACTTTCCCAAGTGTTGCTACTACACCCAGCACATCCTTCGTCAATGGTAACTTTGCTGCTAGTGGACCATGATCAAGTTTCATATAATATATTAGACCAGCCACACTTCGCTCTTGCTTTAGTATGTTTTCAACAGTATGATTTTCAGATTTCTCAGGAGATATAATGCTGTTTTCAGTTTCCAGAGCTCTAGAATGATATTTCCCTAGTTCAACTGTGGAAAATTCCTTTATCAGGACACAGGACTACAAAAAAACATTATGCAACAGTAACAAAAAGGAACAATTCAACTATCAGAGTACAATCATCAAAGAGAAGAAGTTTAATCGATGGACATAGAATAAGAAACATTGTTATTTTATTTGGTACTAGTGCTAAAGGAAGATAGATATTCCACCTTGCAAATCTAGAATCGATTCATCAATTCCATCAATCTGAGCCTTGAGAAATTTCAGGTTGTCCTCATGATGTTTAATTCTCAGACCCAGTTTTTGTAGCTCTTCTTCTAATTTCTGAAAGGTTAAAGATAAGAATCGTAATAGGGGTccataatcacatatagataaaACAAGAAAAGTTTGAGAGTATTGAGAACTATCAGAGTTGGTATATTGGCAGCGAACCAGTAAAAAATCAACATCTAGAAGAAGTATAAGCAGATATATTCAAAAAACGCCCATATTATAATGCAAGCAGAACAAAACAACTATTCAAAGTTTAGACATTGCTAACCTGCGAATGGCTCATTATGGTGTCAAAGTTCAGGAAATCATCTTCACGGATCTCTTTCTCCGGCATTGCATGAACCAACAAAGTTCCAGCAGCAGATTTCTCTTCTTGCGCTCAGAAAGAGCAGCACCacctagaaaaaaaaaatgtagttCGAGAAAAGTTATAGCCCTAGACACAAATCACGACGCTAAATCATTCTATATATTTCATATGAGGCGGAAATCGTCGGCCTGCGTATCTGCATCCCTAAAATTCACAAAACCTAAAATAACACGATGGGTTTGAACTTTCAGAAGGCGGAAGCAAACACTAACCTCGGCTTCTTCCCGAAGGCGCAACGGTCGATCAAAAATCTTCCCGCATCAAATATCATGCTTCTTACAGAAAGAACTAACTAGAAAGACGAAGACGGATCGGAGATTGCAGAAGAATCAACGGGAAGCGGGACAACAGTAAGAGAGGGAAGCAAATTGGGGGGAACGATTCGGTGGGATCGCTGATAGAAGACGATAGAAACTCGTCGGCAGAGCAGAAGAAGTGAGGAAGGAAattatttgttatttatttatttaaaacgcGGCCATGTTTACCATTTTTACTAAAGTAGAAAAAATATCGCCGTTGGTGACCCCtgaaatttccagaaaattctaAGCTTATTTATACTATTTtagtaatataaaatatataaatactaAATTTAAACGCTAAAGAGAGTTTGCAAGTATATTATAAATCAACTTAATTCATCATTGAAACCATTGGAATAATTAAGTTTCAATTGGAATAATTAAGAAAGTGTTTGACTGAGGTTATATAAGTTctctaaaataatttataaattgttTTAAGTTTATAAGctctttaaatttatttgataaaatttttttcaaatagcttataaattttcaaaataagttgtttttaaaaaatatgaaagatcctactttttttttaaaaaaatcttattttaataatttttttctctaaaatatccttatatattttccataaatttttataaacctaATATCTTTCTATCTCCGTCGACTTCTCTTCCAACGCCGTGTCATCTTCTCCACCGACGTCTCTTTCCAATTTTCTCTCCCCCAGTGCATAAATTCGTCCAAAACCCTTTATTAATAAAAAacccaaaatcctctattaatagtattataccctttttgataattttattaataaaaagatcttataataccaaacacatcaatacctttaagttgattgtaataagttcacccaaatactttaacagtttatttttaaaataagacttaacaacttataagctcctaaaacaacttataagttgtacgatcttataagctgtttttaataagtttagtcaAACACCCTCTAACTCTAACAACGAAAGGGTGTAAAGGATACAAACTCAAACAAATGTTAGTAATTTCAAGCTTCATAAAAAGAAAACACCATTAGCATAGATTAATTCACACACTCAAAATCAATTATCTCACATCTATTTGTGCCAAGGAAAACATTCTGGCTTCAGAAATCAAATtgaatttatttagaaaaaataagctgaaaaataaatgaaaaacagCAAGCATTCTAAATGTGAACAATCATCTAGTTTGACAGTAATATGATGGTATCGATGACAAATACAACtttctcttaaaaaaaaaaaatcttctttctAGTTTTCAGATGTGAAGTGTATGTTAAGTTTGGTACAAGCGGCATTTTCCTGTTCCAGCACACACACTGCACTCATCAGCATCGCCGGCTACATGGCTCAGACAGTATTTTATCCGATCGTTCATGACATCCTGCATATTGAAATATCATCATCCAATTCAATGGATTCAAAGAATTTAAAAGGATAAAGGATCCGTACTTCAGTCGGGAAAATCATATAAAATCAGAACTGCAATTTGTATAAACTAGAAAGAGATAGCAGGAAGATCAGATATgatgtattgtatgatagtatTTCCTTTTTCTTGATTTTCATCTTCATCTCTGGATCCCGCTAATTAAGGTAAGTTTCAGTAAGATGACCTAAGCAGTGAACATCACCATGAAGTATTGTCCACCTTTGACAGTGTTTAGCAGAGAAGAAACTTGCACTTATGCCAGTGGACCATTGCAAGACCAAGTTTCCAATGTCAGAAGAAAACAGAAGGAAACGAAGGTTTGTTAAAAGTATTAATTaaaactttgacattgttgccttCATGATGGGCAGCAAATACACTACAAATGAGTATATCACCTATCACATGTATACTCACGAACTTGAAAAAGGATTCGAAGATAGCAATAAGTATATACATGTAAGTTCAAATAGTCTAGATTGCCTCGTACCACCATAAGTTCATGTAGACCAAGAGGTGCAGTTATGACAAATGATATGCCAGAATGATACTTGGATGCATCAGTGACTAAAGCTGGGATATCCTACGATACAATAGAAAGGTTTTGTTTCTTTTCAAGTGTTTCATTACACGTAACAATAAAATCATATGCACCAAGCATACCTGAAGCCAGTGCCGTCCtgggaaaaggaaaaaaggacTAACAATAACTCGTGTTGCTCCTTTTTGCACACATAATTTGAATGCATCACTGATTGATGGTTCAGCTAATTCCTAGTTTTTCATACAAGCAGAATTTGGTCTTATTAGATAAGTATTgacaatagcaaaaaaaaaacaaaaaaatattgagaGATAAATTACTAACAGAGAGCAAATAGAGATAGTGAGTTGGTTTGGTAAAGTGGAAACAACATGAGTCAACAATTTCCTGCTTTTCTTGCATCAAGAGTGAAGAAAGTTTGACATCAATGAATCTTTTCTTCCATTAGTCCATATGTTGCAAAATTTAAAGGTCAattaatagattttattatttgaaaaaaacCTAGTATAAATTTGTGCttgtataataaaaatatatgaaactaAACtactattattaaaaatattagatACTTGGACTAAGGAATATCAGTAGCAAAACAATGACAAAATACCATATGAGCAGGCTCTACTATCTGATAGCCTGTTCTAGCTTTGAACATCGCAACAAACTCATCTGCAACAAGGGAtataaaaggaaacaaaaaatCAAACAGATGAAAAATTATCAAAGAACAGAAATATTAGCATTCAAGCTCACTTAGCATATCATTAGATTCTTGCCGTCGGGATCCATGGTCAACAATGATTACCGCATCATTTTCGCTAAGCATATATTCCACTCTTCCTGCTACCTTATTCCTGTGATTCAAATCGGATTTTGTGGAGAGGGCACAGCTTTTCGACATAGTTCTTGGCAAGCTGACGAATTTGGTAGTAATCTGACTCTCAAGAATCCTCACACGTTCCCTTCTTGAACTTGTTCCTCTTACAGTCACAAAACCCAAATCAGAACTACTAAAACTTTGGTTCTACGTTAGCAATGACAAGGAATTGAACAAGCTAGTGCATTTCCTTCCCTCGAGACAAATAACTACCAGGCTACTTCTCACAAGAAAAATGCTAGGAAATTCCAAAAACCTATAAATCCATGTACACGAAAGGTTGCCAGTCCAAACAATCCAATACAAAAAATAACTTTAATCAATCCAAAACCAACCCATCAATTTACCTTGTGATCAGCGCTTGCGATAGGGTTTTAGCAGATTGCATCATCCACTCCAGATCCTTCAAACGAGTAGTAGattaggaaataaaataaaatttctatttttactggaaca
This genomic window from Zingiber officinale cultivar Zhangliang unplaced genomic scaffold, Zo_v1.1 ctg54, whole genome shotgun sequence contains:
- the LOC122037491 gene encoding cytochrome c-type biogenesis CcmH-like mitochondrial protein, which produces MVSSEELKKAQIVEARAKSIFPNVRCTECGSQSIEDSQADVAILLRKLIRDEIREGKTDKEVYKSLAERFGEDVLYAPRFDLQTAAIWLSPVIVAGVAIGGWAYRRRRQNTNVHVMALNLVRGVPLTPTEKETMLELLTPPPSPRRKWWS
- the LOC122037500 gene encoding uncharacterized protein LOC122037500: MAASFSLAPSQIFLSHRHLSSPSPKSFHKSILLSSSSSSSFTEAATNPILSEGVAEPAAAGAVAEQEESSKSLLDPVTEDPLFKGCKTCGREVIEKGCNGEGRIQGGIATVPGFGWWPIKAFRPCPGFVATGGRYTRKGQSMDEVAFGRDGRDTPAKSSKRRENKRN
- the LOC122037499 gene encoding protein DEFECTIVE IN MERISTEM SILENCING 3-like; this encodes MPEKEIREDDFLNFDTIMSHSQKLEEELQKLGLRIKHHEDNLKFLKAQIDGIDESILDLQVELGKYHSRALETENSIISPEKSENHTVENILKQERSVAGLIYYMKLDHGPLAAKLPLTKDVLGVVATLGKVHDDNFSRILSEYLGLENMMAVVCKTYEGVMALEKYNKDGMIERRSGLNGLGLSVARNIQGRYLVYCIENLRPYVGEFIPEDPQRRLDLLKPRLANGETPPEFIGFAVNMIDLDRMHLAYITPNGLGLRETLFYNLFSRLQVYKTRSGMQCAMPYISDGAISLDGGIMKNNGVYYLGDRNNIEVRFPISSGISRLPENVIETEKNLKLINWKKERFFEDMKREETLLNKAKALFAAKKEESINYLKETALNWKQGVENNYN
- the LOC122037501 gene encoding sirohydrochlorin ferrochelatase, chloroplastic-like isoform X1, with product MMQSAKTLSQALITRGTSSRRERVRILESQITTKFVSLPRTMSKSCALSTKSDLNHRNKVAGRVEYMLSENDAVIIVDHGSRRQESNDMLNEFVAMFKARTGYQIVEPAHMKRFIDVKLSSLLMQEKQEIVDSCCFHFTKPTHYLYLLSELAEPSISDAFKLCVQKGATRVIVSPFFLFPGRHWLQDIPALVTDASKYHSGISFVITAPLGLHELMVDVMNDRIKYCLSHVAGDADECSVCAGTGKCRLYQT
- the LOC122037501 gene encoding sirohydrochlorin ferrochelatase, chloroplastic-like isoform X4, which codes for MMQSAKTLSQALITRGTSSRRERVRILESQITTKFVSLPRTMSKSCALSTKSDLNHRNKVAGRVEYMLSENDAVIIVDHGSRRQESNDMLNEFVAMFKARTGYQIVEPAHMKRFIDVKLSSLLMQEKQEIVDSCCFHFTKPTHYLYLLSELAEPSISDAFKLCVQKGATRVIVSPFFLFPGRHWLQDVMNDRIKYCLSHVAGDADECSVCAGTGKCRLYQT
- the LOC122037501 gene encoding sirohydrochlorin ferrochelatase, chloroplastic-like isoform X6, whose protein sequence is MSKSCALSTKSDLNHRNKVAGRVEYMLSENDAVIIVDHGSRRQESNDMLNEFVAMFKARTGYQIVEPAHMKRFIDVKLSSLLMQEKQEIVDSCCFHFTKPTHYLYLLSELAEPSISDAFKLCVQKGATRVIVSPFFLFPGRHWLQDIPALVTDASKYHSGISFVITAPLGLHELMVDVMNDRIKYCLSHVAGDADECSVCAGTGKCRLYQT
- the LOC122037501 gene encoding sirohydrochlorin ferrochelatase, chloroplastic-like isoform X5, encoding MMQSAKTLSQALITRGTSSRRERVRILESQITTKFVSLPRTMSKSCALSTKSDLNHRNKVAGRVEYMLSENDAVIIVDHGSRRQESNDMLNEFVAMFKARTGYQIVEPAHMELAEPSISDAFKLCVQKGATRVIVSPFFLFPGRHWLQDIPALVTDASKYHSGISFVITAPLGLHELMVDVMNDRIKYCLSHVAGDADECSVCAGTGKCRLYQT
- the LOC122037501 gene encoding sirohydrochlorin ferrochelatase, chloroplastic-like isoform X3, whose amino-acid sequence is MMQSAKTLSQALITRGTSSRRERVRILESQITTKFVSLPRTMSKSCALSTKSDLNHRNKVAGRVEYMLSENDAVIIVDHGSRRQESNDMLNEFVAMFKARTGYQIVEPAHMEIVDSCCFHFTKPTHYLYLLSELAEPSISDAFKLCVQKGATRVIVSPFFLFPGRHWLQDIPALVTDASKYHSGISFVITAPLGLHELMVDVMNDRIKYCLSHVAGDADECSVCAGTGKCRLYQT
- the LOC122037501 gene encoding sirohydrochlorin ferrochelatase, chloroplastic-like isoform X2; protein product: MMQSAKTLSQALITRGTSSRRERVRILESQITTKFVSLPRTMSKSCALSTKSDLNHRNKVAGRVEYMLSENDAVIIVDHGSRRQESNDMLNEFVAMFKARTGYQIVEPAHMQEIVDSCCFHFTKPTHYLYLLSELAEPSISDAFKLCVQKGATRVIVSPFFLFPGRHWLQDIPALVTDASKYHSGISFVITAPLGLHELMVDVMNDRIKYCLSHVAGDADECSVCAGTGKCRLYQT
- the LOC122037501 gene encoding sirohydrochlorin ferrochelatase, chloroplastic-like isoform X7 yields the protein MMQSAKTLSQALITRGTSSRRERVRILESQITTKFVSLPRTMSKSCALSTKSDLNHRNKVAGRVEYMLSENDAVIIVDHGSRRQESNDMLNEFVAMFKARTGYQIVEPAHMELAEPSISDAFKLCVQKGATRVIVSPFFLFPGRHWLQDVMNDRIKYCLSHVAGDADECSVCAGTGKCRLYQT